CGGTCGCAATGTTTGAACATCAAGAAGAAGTTGTCGGGCAACGTATAAAGGGGTGGGATTCATGATCGGACATGAATTGGCTGGTCGTTATAAAATTATAGAACGCATCGGTGGCGGTGGCATGGCGCTGGTCTACAAGGCTCAGGATATTTTGCTGAACCGGAATGTAGCGATCAAAGTGCTGCGCCAGCAGTTTGTGCACGACGAGGAATTTATTCGGCGTTTCCGGCGTGAGGCACAATCAGCGGCTTCGTTGTCGCATTCCAACGTGGTCAGCATCTATGATGTGGGCCAAGAGGAAGAAGTGCATTACATCGTCATGGAATATATCGAAGGTCAGAATTTGAATGAAATTATAAAAGAACGGGCACCGCTCCAGGTGGAAGAAGCTGTACGGATTGCTATCCAGATCTGCGATGCACTGGGGCACGCCCATCATAACCAGATCATTCACCGGGACATTAAACCGCATAATATTCTGATTGGCCGGAATGGGAGGGTCAAAGTAACCGACTTTGGCATTGCCAGGGCGGTCACGTCGACAACTATTACGCAAACAGGCTCTGTTGTGGGCTCTGTGCATTATTTTTCGCCGGAGCACGCCAAGGGCGTTGTTACTGGCGAGAAATCGGATTTATACTCACTTGGTATTGTGTTATATCAAATGCTCACGGCCCGTCTTCCATTTTTGGGCGAGAGCCCGATTAGTGTAGCTCTGAAACATCTCCAGGAGGAGTTTGATGAGCCTAGAGAAGTGAACCCGCTCATTCCTCAAAGCGTGGAGAACATCATCCTGAAGTCCATGCGCAAAAACCCGGAGGAGCGTTACCAGTCTGCGGAAGAAATGATGGACGATCTCGAGACGTGTTTGATGCCGATGCGACTCAACGAACCGAAGATGGAGTTCGAGGACGATGCCGATTCAACCCTGGTCATGCCGGCGCTCAAAACGATGCAGCGCAGCAGCCAGCATCACCATGACCCGGACGACGACTCGGATGACGAGGAGTTTGAGGAAAAGCCGACCGGTAAACCGAAGAAAAAATGGGTCAAGCCGACCATCATCATCGGTTCGGTGCTCCTGTTCCTCGGCATCATGTTCGGTGTCGTCATGTATGTGAACAATATGCTGGAGGTACCTGAGGTTAAGGTGCCCCAAGTTGTAGGCATGACGGAAGAGGATGCGATCCGCGAGCTTGAGGCCCAAGGTTTGACGGTGGATGAGGAAGTCATTCGTGAATATAAACCAAATGTCGATGAAGGCATTGTGTTTGCCCAGGATAAGGAACCAGAGACCATGCTCAGGCAGGGGGCACCGGTTCAATTGTCGGTTGGGGATAAGGAGCCTCTTAAGCAAATGCCGGATCTCTCGGGTAAGACGTTTGATCAGGCAGTTGAGATACTGAAAAATATGGGTATTAAGGATAACGCTATTAAGCAGTCCTCTGAAAACAATGATAATGTACCTGTCGGTCAGATCTATGATCAGAGTCCTTCCGCGACCACCGAAATTGATCCTGAACAGGTGGAGGTCCGGGTCACGATCAGCAAGGGAAAGCAGACGTTCAATATGCCGAGCCTGGTTGGCATGACAGAAGAGCAAGCCCGAAACACGATTGAATCGCTTAACCTTAAAGTTGATGCAGTCAAGGAAAAATCCAGCTTTGAAGTAAAGAAGGGCATCGTAATAGAGCAATGGCCGCATATGGCCAACCAACAAGTTGCTCCAGGCGACAAAATCACATTATTCGTCAGCTCAGGCTATCCTTCGGATGCGCTTGAGTACAATTACAGTGTACCGGTCTCACCAAGCATGGAGGGACAAGAAAGCAAAATTCGGGTCGTTTTCACCGATGCGCTGGGAGAAAACCAGGAAGCTATGAACAAGGTCATTACAACCTCGGAAATGGTACCTGTTAAGCTGCTGCTGGCTCCCGACAAGCATGCAACGGTCATGATCTTCCGTGACGGTCGCCAAGTGGATACGTACAGCGTAAGTTACAGCGATGTCAAGAATGGCACCGTGCCGCAGCCGACCTTTGAACAACCGCCTGTTGAGCCTGATGTGCCGGTGGACACCAATCCGGATGAAGGAACTGGCGAGGACGGTTCGAATGAGGAAGATGATGCTGCTTACCATTGGGACTCCGGCAACCATGAAAAAGGCAAAGGCCCTGGTAAAGGTAAGGATAACGATTAGAAACAAGTTGTGAGCACACTAAATTTCAACAAGAAAGGTGAGGCCTATTATATGCTAGAGGGACTGATCGTGAAGGCACTAAGCGGATATTATTATGTCAAACCAATGCAGGATGGCAACATTATATCCGGGGAGGACCCAGCGGTTCAATGCAGAGCCCGCGGCATTTTCAAAAAGAAAGGTATCTCTCCGCTCGTTGGAGATCACGTGATGTATTCATTGACTGAAAATGGGGAAGGGACCGTGGACGAAATTCTTCCACGGTCTTCCCAATTAATTCGCCCGCCTGTCGCGAACGTCGACCTGGCGGTACTGTTGTTTTCGGTCAAAGAACCGAATCTGAGCCTGCATCTGCTGGACAAGTTTCTGGTACATATTGAGCATGAGAGCCTTGAGGCATTGATCTGTCTGACGAAGCAGGATCTTGTAGACGCCTCCGACGATGTACTGGAGCAGGTGAAGCGCAAGTATAAAGAGATTGGTTATGAAGTGCTGATTACCAGCTCTCTGCAAGGGATTGGGACCGAAGAGGTGAAGAAACGCCTGGCCGGTCGAATCAGTGTCTTCTCCGGTCAATCCGGTGTCGGGAAATCGTCCCTGCTGAATGCGTTGATGCCAGGCCTCTCGCTGGAGACGAGTGAAATCAGCCTGCGTCTTGGCCGCGGTCGACATACGACACGCCATGTGGAGCTGATTGAGCTTGATAACGGAGGGTATGTAGCCGATACACCCGGCTTTAGCCAACTGGATTTTCTAGAGCTGGGTGTCGAGGAGTTATCGACCTGTTTCAGAGAATTTGCTCCTTATGCTGCGGAATGTAAATTCAGAGGTTGCAGTCATCTGCAGGAGCCGGGCTGCCGGGTGATCCAAGCCAAAGAGGATGGAATCATCCTGGCTAGCCGTTATGAGCATTATGTGGAGTTTTATACAGAGATGAAAGACAAGAAGCGGAGGTACTGAATGATGATTAAAATTGCGCCATCCATATTGTCAGCGGATTTTGCGAAGCTGGGACAAGAAATTAAGGAAGCCGAGGCTGGCGGAGCCGACTGGATTCATGTGGACGTCATGGACGGACACTTTGTACCTAATATTACGCTGGGACCGCCGATCGTCCAAGCCATCAGACCCCATACGAGCCTGCTGCTTGACGTACACTTGATGATTGAACAGCCTGAGCTGTATATTGCGGACTTTGTCAAGGCTGGAGCCGATCTGATCACCGTTCATGCCGAGACCTGCCAGCATCTTCATCGAGTCATCCATCTGATCAAAGAGTTTGGCGTGAAGGCCGGCGTCGCGATCAATCCGGCTACGCCAGCCCATGTCCTTCAGGAAGTGCTGCCTGACTTGGATTTGGTGCTGGTGATGACCGTGAACCCGGGGTTTGGCGGACAGGCATTTATCGAGCGGACTGTAAACAAGATCTCACAGCTGCGTGAATGGGTTTCAAACTCCGACTACCCGAATATCCATATTGAAGTGGATGGCGGCATTACAGCGGAGACAGCGCCGCTTGTGGTGGAAGCGGGAGCGGATGTCCTGGTTGCGGGCAGCGCCGTATTCGGCAAGCCGGATCGCGCGGCAGCCATTGCAGTAATCCGTGACAGTGTATCATCTTGACCAGAACGTGAGCAACGGGATGCATAGGGCGCGGGGTTCCCGCATAAATATGGTTACATGAGCTGGGTTCTCATGTAGCCTTTTTTGTCTGTGTTCACATCTGTGGGCTTGGTGCATAACATAATCTAGGAAGGCATGAGAATGATGGGGAGGGTGAGACATGAAATTCTATACGTTCAAGCTGCCGAAGTTTTTGGGAGGTTTTGTGAAGGCCATCTTAAATACGTTTCACAAGAGCTGACAGCTTGTCCCGGCGTAACAAAACCTCCGCCTGGGACTGACGCCGCCTAGCCGGTTCTGGGGAAAGAGGCAAGAACACTCCGATAGAGCGCGCATGGAGGACATACCGCATCTGTGTGCGGAGGTTTTTCTTGCGGTATAAGAAAGCCATAATGTGCGGGAGTTCTCCTTCGCTTTCTTATATCAAAAGAAGAGTGTCTAGCGACGTACTTATCGAGGACAGACTGCGTTCGACCGGAAGTTTTTCTTGCGATATAAGAAAGCGGAAGTTTTGCTCTTTCATTTTTCTTATATCTAAATAAAAAAAGCACCTGCTATCTGCTTAGGGTGCTTTTTGTTTAGAAGGAGAATATGTATCTAAACGCAAGAAAAACTTCCTTGTCCCGGATCGCCCACAAATGGTGCCTGGAGATTAAGAAGTTTTTCTTCATATAACACAAGATGATTATACGCGAGTCACTTTACCGGATTTCAAAGCGCGAGTGCTGACGTATACACGTTTTGGCTTGCCATCCACCAAAATGCGAACCTTTTGAACGTTGACACCCCAAGAACGCTTGTTGTGATTGTTAGCGTGAGAAACATGGTTACCACTGCTTGGTTTCTTGCCAGTTACATAACATTTGCGAGCCATTTATTACACCTCCTTGTTCCTAACCCTGCATGAAACAATACTTAAATATAATATCACAGTAAAAATTGCTCCGTCAACTGTCTTAAAAACATTTATTTCTCTTTGCCATTATAGTACAATGTTGATTAGTCCATAATATTTCCGAAGAAATAGTTCGTGGGCTTGTCGGCATGGCTCTCAGAAGGCTTGGGAACCGCCGGAAAGCGTAGAGGACGAGAGGATAGCCCATCATAGATTTATGATCCATTAATCATGGTAAGTCTTTTATTTACTGCTTGGGCATTTCGTCAGCTATAAGCTATGAAATAGATATGAAATTTACAACAAGAAGTGTTATGGGTATCAAGCCAGGAAGGGGAATTCTCATTGAGTAAGCGTTCTTTGAATGGAACAGAATTTACCGCGATGGTCCTAGCCGGAGCGGAGCAGCTGCAGCAGCATGCAGAACACGTCAATTCCCTGAATGTATTCCCGGTGCCGGACGGCGACACGGGGACCAACATGAATTTGACGATGACTGCAGGTGTGGCAGAACTGAAGAGTAAGTACTCGGAGTCCGTCGGGCATAGTGCCGGTGTGCTGTCCAAGGGGCTTCTGATGGGAGCCAGAGGGAACTCGGGGGTTATTCTGTCCCAGCTGTTCCGTGGTTTCAGCCGATATGCTGCACCTTATACAGAACTAAATTCTCATCAATTCGCCGCAGCACTGCAGACAGGCGTAGAAGCTGCGTATAAAGCTGTCGTGAAGCCTGTTGAAGGTACCATCCTTACCGTAGCTAAAGAAGCGGCCAAGCATGCGGTCTATTTCTCCCGCCGCAACAACGATATCGTGGAATTGATGGAGCAGGTGTTGGCCAAAGCCAAAGAAACACTGTCCCAGACGCCGGATATGCTCCCTGTTCTGAAGCAGGTTGGCGTCGTGGACTCGGGTGGCCAGGGCCTGGTTTACATTTATGAAGGTTTCTTGCAGGTGCTGAGAAAAGACGCTCCGCCCGGATCGTTTGCTATTGCCGGAGGACAAGCTGAACAGAGCAACACGGCACCGGCCTTTCAAGCAGTCCCTGACTTCTCGGCGGTTCAAGCTCCGGCTTCTGCCCAGTCCAGACTGTCCACAGAGGATATTGAATTTTTATATGACATGGAATTCTTTATTAATCGGCAGCTCGGAGAAGGAACGAACGCAGACTTTGATGAAGATAAGTTCCGGAAAGCGCTTGCAGTGAATGGTGATTCCATCATTGTCATCGCCGATGACGAGACCATCAAAGTTCATGTGCATTCCAAGGCTCCGGGCGAGGTGATGAATTTGGCGCTAATGTATGGAGAGATCACTCAGATTCATATATTGAATATGCGCGAGCAGCACCGTGATTTGCTGACAACGGGAATGGATATCGCACCGATGCCCGAGTTATTTGCGGATATTCCGGCAGAGACCGTTACACCGGAAGCTCCGGCTGTTCCTCCGGCAGACGAGATCGCACCGTACGGTTTCATTGCGGTATCGTCAGGGGAAGGCATCTCCGATATATTCAAAAGCCTGGGCGTTGACGTCGTTCTCTCCGGAGGACAGACAATGAACCCGAGCACCGAGGATTTTGTTAATGCGATTACTTCGATCTCGGCACAGCAGATTTACATCCTGCCGAATAACTCCAACATCGTGCTGGCTGCCCAGCAGGCGAGAGAGCTTCTCGAAGGCGAGCGCAGCGTAACGGTTATTCCGAGCAAGACGATTCCGCAGGGGATCGCGGCAGCATTTGCTTTCGAGGAAGACGAGAATGCGGATACGAATACCGACAATATGCTGAATGCGATCACTCGTGTGCAATCGGGGCAGGTAACCTATGCCGTTCGGGACACAACGATCGATGATCTCGAGATCAAGGCTGGCCAGTTCATCGGTATTCGCAATTCCAACATCGTTGCAGCAAATGCGGATCTGATTACGACCTCCCGGGATTTGCTGAGTAAAATGCTGGAATCCGGGGATGAAATCGTGACTCTGCTTACCGGCGCGGACGCAACCGAGGAATCGACCAACACACTCACCGAGTGGCTTGGTGAGCAGTACCCTAACGCAGAGGTTGAGGTACACTACGGCGGACAGCCGATCTATTCTTATCTGTTCTCCGTGGAGTCTTGATATAGAACGCTTTGATATTATGCAAGGTACATTTATAGGAGGGGTTCCGGTGAATAAGACCGTTATTGTGACAGACAGCACAGCGGATATTCCGGCAGACCTGGCGAAGCAACACAACATTCATATTGTGCCGCTGAAACTCATGTTCGGGGAAGCTTCGTATTTGGACGGAGTCGAAATCACGCCGAGAGAGTTCTACAAAAAGCTGGTTGAGTCGCCACAGCTTCCGACGACCTCTCAGCCTTCACCCGCAGATTTTGCAGCTGCGTATGAGTCCATCTTGGAACAGCACCCAGGCTGCTCCATTGTGTCGATTCACATCTCATCCGGCATGAGCGGGACGTATCAGTCCGCATTGCTTGCCACCTCTATCATCGAAGGAGAAGCGGATATTACCGTGTGGGATTCCAAATCGGCCTCCTATGGTTTCGGATTATTCGTGGTCCATGCAGCGAAGCTCGCACAAGAAGGAGCCTCTGTTTCTGATATTATTTCGTCACTCGAAGAGCTCCGTTCCAAGCGCCGTCTCTACTTCCTGGTAGACACGCTGGAATATTTGCAGAAGGGCGGACGGATCGGTAAGGCTTCGGCTGTGCTGGGCACGCTGCTTAACATTAAGCCGATCTTGTCCATTGATGGCGAAGGAATCATATTTCCGGTAGACAAGGTCCGCGGTCGCAAGAAAGCGACAGCGAAAATCATTGAACTGTTTCAACAGGATCTATCCGGTGTGAAAAATATTAAAGTGGCTGTGGGTCATACAGCTGACCCTGCTCAGGTTGAGGATTTTCTGCAGCAGCTGTCCGCTGTGTTTACGATTGAGGAAACGGTATTTTCCGAGATCGGTCCGGTTGTCGGTACGCACGTTGGACCGGGAACCATTGCAGCATATATATGGCCTGCTTAAGTGAGGTAGATGATATGAGTCTCAAACTCGATCAAATATCCGTCAGACAGATCAACGGCGTGAGCGCCCTGAAAGAGGGGGAGCTTCACGCCTTTGGCGTCTCTACGGTCAAGGATCTTTTGGAGTATTACCCCTTCCGGTATGAGGATTACCGGCTCCGTTCCCTAAGTGAAGTCAAGGACGGGGACAAAATCACCATTCAAGCCAAGATAGCCAGCGTACCGGTACTGCAGCGCTATGGGCGTAAATCCCGTCTCACCTGCAAAATGCTGGCCGAAAACTGGATGTTCACTGCGACCTGGTTTAACCGGCATTTTCTGAAGGACCAGCTTACGGCTGGCCGGGAGATTGTGCTGACAGGCAAGTGGGATCAGCGCAGAATGCAGCTTACGGTGTCCGAATCCGAATTCCCGGATAAGGGAGCCTTCCGCAGCGGGACGCTGCAGCCGGTGTATTCCATCGGCGGTAAGATCACGCAATCGTGGATCCGAAAAACAATGGGGCAGGCATTGGAGCAATACGGGGAGATGATCCCCGAGATTTTGCCGCAATCCCTGCTCAGGAAATATGATCTGATGCCCCGTAAAGCGGCAATCATGACGATCCATCAGCCTGTCGACTCCCGGGAAGGTCAGGAAGGGCGGCGCCGGATGGTGTATGAGGAGCTCTTCTTGTTCCAGTTGAAAATGCAGGCGTTCCGGGCGCTGAACCGGAGTCGAATGGACGGTGTTGTACATACGGCTGACAATGCAACGATCCGGGAGTTCGTGCGCAGCTTCCCTTTTGAGCTCACGGATGCGCAGAAGAAGGTGGAGCTGGAGATTTTGCATGATATGCGCTCCCCTTACTGCATGAACCGTTTGCTTCAAGGGGATGTCGGCTCGGGAAAAACGATTGTTGCCGCCGTCGCTCTGTTTACAACAGTGCGCTCAGGCTTTCAAGGGGCCTTGATGGTGCCGACAGAGATTCTCGCCGAACAGCATATGCGTTCGCTGCAGAAGCTGTTTGAGCCCTTTGGCATTACCGTTGGCCTGTTGACAGGCAGTGTCACGGGTAAGAAGCGCAAAGACCTGCTGGCTTCCTTACAGATGGGGTTGACGGACGTTGTCGTGGGCACCCATGCTCTCATTCAGGATGATGTATACTTCCGGGAGCTGGGACTCGTCGTGACGGATGAACAGCACCGTTTTGGCGTGAATCAGCGAAGCGTACTCCGCCGTAAAGGCTACAACCCGGATGTGCTAACGATGACGGCGACGCCGATTCCACGGACGCTGGCCATTACCGCCTTCGGGGATATGGATGTATCCACGCTGTCGGAGCGTCCGAAAGGCCGTATTCCCATTACGACCTATTGGGTCAAACATGAACTCATGGACCGTGTGCTCGGATTTATTTCCCGGGAAGTAAATCAAGGACGTCAGGCATATCTGATTGCTCCTCTGATTGAAGAATCGGACAAGCTGGACGTTCAGAATGCGATTGATCTGCATGTTCAGATGCAGCAGGCCTTTCCTACGTATGCTGTGGGTCTGCTGCACGGCCGTATGACGCCTGCCGAGAAGGATGAGGTTATGCGCCAATTCTACAGCAATGAGGTCCAGCTGCTGATTTCCACGACGGTCGTTGAGGTTGGCGTCGATGTGCCGAATGCCACGTTGATGATCATTATGGACGCCGATCGCTTCGGTCTGTCCCAGCTGCACCAGCTTCGGGGCCGCGTAGGCCGTGGGCAGCATGCATCCTACTGTGTTCTTGTGGCCGATCCGAAATCGGAAGTGGGCCAGGAACGGATGCAGGTGATGACCGAAACCGAGGACGGCTTCGAGGTATCCCGGAGGGATTTGGAGCTTCGGGGCCCGGGCGACTTTTTCGGTACGAAGCAGAGCGGACTGCCGGAGTTCCGGCTGGCCGATATGGTCGCCGACTTCAAAGTAGTGGAAGAGGCTAGGGGCGATGCAGCGTCCCTTGTCAGCGACAGTTCCTTCTGGACGTCTCCTGAATATGAGCCATTGCGCGACTTTCTTCAGCAGGAGAAGATCTTCCAGGGCGATATCATGGACTAATAACATGAATCTGTTAGCACAATGGACAGACCTTCGTCATATACTCAAAAAAGGTAGCAGCATTTATGACTGGAGGTGCTTCAACATTGAGTTATCAGCAGTACGGGATTAGTCCGCAGCTGGTAGAACGAATCAAGCAAAAAATGAAAAACCCGGCAGTCAAGGAAAGAATCAAAGGGCTGACTCAGGGTTTAACCAAGGCAGATCTTCAAAATAGCGCAAAAGTGCATCAAATGATCCGGACGGCCAGCGGCATCTTGAATGAAAAGCTGAGCTCCACGCAGGAGCAGCAAATGGTTCAGTTTGTGCTTGCACAGCGCATCGATCCGAACAACACCTTCCATTTGATCAAGCTGTGGGGGATGTTTCGATAACAATTGGATGACATCAAGGAATTACTTTGCATAGAAGAAGCCCCTCTCGGGAGTGTTTTCTCCTTATGAGCAGGGGCTTTTGATTTCGCGTATGCAAAGGATGCAACATTCCTGGCGGACTCCCGTAAAAGGAATCCCTTAGTTTGTGGTCAACGGATTTAGCTGCCTGTAATAGAACGGATGCAATCTTCCGTGTCATTTTTAACGGAATTTACGGTTGTGCTAACCGCAATGGCTTGCATGTCCTCCTCGGGGTAAGGCCTTAGAAGCTCTTTGAGGGATTGCAGGAGGGAGGGGCTACCTTCATGGGTATGGGAAGACGTCTGCCGTTCAAGCCATAACGCTTCGTCTTCGGGTCTCAGAATGACCGGCATCCGGTTATGGATCGGCGCCATGAGTTGATTGGGTTCGGTTGTAATGACGGTGCAGGTGCTAAGCTTATCTCCGCTTGGGGTAATCCAGGTATCATACAGACCTGCCATGCTGAATATTTCGCCGTTCTTCAAGCTGATGCGAAAGGGCTGCTTGCCATTGCCGTTTTTTTGCCATTCGTAAAAACCGTCTGCAGGAATTAGGCATCTTTTCCGATAAAAGGGCATCCTATAGGCAGGCTTGGCTTCCAGCGTTTCACTACGCGCATTGATCATTTTGGCTCCGGCCGAGGCATCCTTGGCCCAGGATGGGACAAGCCCCCATTGCAGCTGACCGATCCGATTGGTGCTGCCGTCGTTGATAATAGCCGTGACCATCTGCGTAGGCGCGATGTTGTACCGGGGAATATGAAAGGGAGAGACCGATTCGGGATCGATGAGATACCTGGTCATCAGTTCTTCCCAAGTGACCGTGAGTGTAAAGCGTCCGCACATCGTTTCAAGCCTCCTGTCATTTGCTGTCGCTAAGATTTGAATATAGCGTCTAATTAAGACTTTTATCGAGTTCAGAAATAAATTGCTAGTACATTTGTGTTTGAGTATATCAAATATAACGTAACTAACCAAAAGGGCCTAGCGTATAGCCAGGCCAAGCATCATGAATGGAGGATTTTTTGTGTTTGATTTAAAAGCTAACGGGACCTCGGTTAAGACAGAAGTTGTTGCCGGGGCCACGACGTTTTTCACGATGGCGTATGTGACTGTTGTGAATCCGCTGATTCTATCGCAAGCGGGTGTGCCTTTTGAGCAGAGCTTCACGGCTACTATTATTGCCGCTGTGATTGGTACACTGCTGATGGGGCTCGTAGCCCGTTATCCGATCGCTGTAGCACCGGGGATGGGCTTGAATGCCTACTTCACCTATTCCGTCGTTCAGGGACATGCCGGACTTGGGTATATTGAAGCTTTCTCAGCCGTTTTTATAGCCGGTATTCTGTTTCTGGTATTATCGATGACTTCCCTGCGGCGCAGGCTGATTGAGATGATCCCGGCCAATTTGAAGCATGCGATCACGGTCGGAATCGGCTTGTTTATTGCTTTTATCGGATTGCGGATGAGCGGCATCATTACAGCGCATCCGGACAATCTGGTAGCGCTCGGTGATCTGCACCAGCCATCAGTTGTGCTCGCCTTGGTAGGACTTGCGGTTACGCTTGTGCTGCTGTCGCGCGATGTGAAGGGTGCCTTGTTTATCGGAATGATTATTACCGGGATTATCGCTTATTTTGCCGATATGCTGTCTTTTACGAACGGGATTATGTCGCTTCCAACGCTGCCGGAAGGCATTCTGGTATGGAACCCGATTACCGCTGCCTCGGATGTGATCAGTCATGGACTCTATGCCGTTGTGTTTTCGTTCCTCCTGGTGACACTGTTTGATACCACAGGTACGGTAGTTGGTGTGGCAGAACAGGCGGGGCTTATGAAGGATAACAAGCTGCCTCGTGCGGATCGTGCCATGTTCTCCGATTCGGTGGCAACTGTGGCCGGATCTATGGTCGGTACAAGCCCGACCACCGCTTATGTTGAATCTGCAGCCGGTGTTGGCGCAGGCGGTCGGACAGGATTAACGGCGGTCGTCGTTGCTGCATTGTTTGTGGTTGCTGCCTTCTTCAGCCCGCTGATCGGCGCGGTTTCCGGATTATCCGCCATCACCGCACCTTCGCTCATCGTAGTGGGTTGCCTGATGCTAAGCAACGTTCAGCACATCCGGTGGAATGATTTTGATGAAGCGTTCCCCGCGTTTCTCGTGATCTTGACCATGCCGCTTACGTCCAGCATCGCGACTGGGATCGCGCTCGGTTTTATCTCATATCCGCTGATGAAAATCGTGAAGGGCAAGTGGAAGGCGGTTCACCCGCTGATGTATATTTTTGCTGTGCTGTTCGTACTGCAGCTTGTCTTTGTCCCGCATTGATTCAGGAGCATTAGAAGCATGACAATCCCCTGCCAAGGTCTAAGCAGACCCGGCAGGGGATTTTTGGCATGCCGATAAACCCTCGTATGAGCTTGAACATTGTTTGTGACGGATCGAGAAAATGCTGCAACGGCTCCTGGTTGTTAATTCTCGTCCGGTTAAAAGGGACATGCCTTCTTATGGCCGTGCAGATGCACAGAGCTTAGCGAGTTCGGCTCCATACGTCCGCGTACCTCGTGACGAGGCCGTGCTCGTCAACCTCCAGATCCGCTTGATAGGCCCCATGGTTACTCTCATAACGGTAGGTGTACTCGCCCGTACGCGTGTATTGTTGGGGAAGCGGGGCGATGGTTAGGCTCGGGAACTGAATCCAGACTGCCGTCATGGACGCACTCTCCCCAGGCTCCAGCTTCAAGCGCCGGATCGGCAGCGTGTTGGTGGATGGGGTAATCCCGAGATCAATGTCGTTCATTCCGGCAAATGCCGTGAGCTCGGTATCGCCGCTCCACCAGCAGCCGTCGTCATCCCGCTCCAGGTGAAGGGACCGTTCCTCCGTGCCGCTTGTGAGCTTAATCTTTACCCTCCGGGTCTGCCAGCTGCTGGTGGTTTCAACCTCATAGGAGCAGTGGAGCTGCCGACCTTCCAGGCTGGCTACGACCGTTCCGGTGAGCGTAAATCCGTCATGATGCCGATAGAGCCGGCCATGTTCCAGAGAGGGAAGATCATGCCTGTTCCATAACAGCGATTCCAGAAGCTGGGACGAGCTTGTGGTCTTTTGTCCCAGGGGCTGCATGTCTGCTTCAGCATGGATATGGTCGTTCAAAGTGAGATCACGTCCTTTGTCAAACAAGAGTATGAATAGATGCTACACCTCTATATTATATAACGAACATATGTTTGTTATAAAGCGATAAATACCGTGTGTGATAACCGAAGATAAATCGGGGACTTCCACACAAGATGCTTATTCCATATATGGACGCAAAATCGTTTGTGAAGTAATATGTAAAGATCATATACTAATCCG
Above is a window of Paenibacillus sp. FSL K6-1330 DNA encoding:
- a CDS encoding SOS response-associated peptidase; translation: MCGRFTLTVTWEELMTRYLIDPESVSPFHIPRYNIAPTQMVTAIINDGSTNRIGQLQWGLVPSWAKDASAGAKMINARSETLEAKPAYRMPFYRKRCLIPADGFYEWQKNGNGKQPFRISLKNGEIFSMAGLYDTWITPSGDKLSTCTVITTEPNQLMAPIHNRMPVILRPEDEALWLERQTSSHTHEGSPSLLQSLKELLRPYPEEDMQAIAVSTTVNSVKNDTEDCIRSITGS
- a CDS encoding NCS2 family permease; translated protein: MFDLKANGTSVKTEVVAGATTFFTMAYVTVVNPLILSQAGVPFEQSFTATIIAAVIGTLLMGLVARYPIAVAPGMGLNAYFTYSVVQGHAGLGYIEAFSAVFIAGILFLVLSMTSLRRRLIEMIPANLKHAITVGIGLFIAFIGLRMSGIITAHPDNLVALGDLHQPSVVLALVGLAVTLVLLSRDVKGALFIGMIITGIIAYFADMLSFTNGIMSLPTLPEGILVWNPITAASDVISHGLYAVVFSFLLVTLFDTTGTVVGVAEQAGLMKDNKLPRADRAMFSDSVATVAGSMVGTSPTTAYVESAAGVGAGGRTGLTAVVVAALFVVAAFFSPLIGAVSGLSAITAPSLIVVGCLMLSNVQHIRWNDFDEAFPAFLVILTMPLTSSIATGIALGFISYPLMKIVKGKWKAVHPLMYIFAVLFVLQLVFVPH
- the recG gene encoding ATP-dependent DNA helicase RecG codes for the protein MSLKLDQISVRQINGVSALKEGELHAFGVSTVKDLLEYYPFRYEDYRLRSLSEVKDGDKITIQAKIASVPVLQRYGRKSRLTCKMLAENWMFTATWFNRHFLKDQLTAGREIVLTGKWDQRRMQLTVSESEFPDKGAFRSGTLQPVYSIGGKITQSWIRKTMGQALEQYGEMIPEILPQSLLRKYDLMPRKAAIMTIHQPVDSREGQEGRRRMVYEELFLFQLKMQAFRALNRSRMDGVVHTADNATIREFVRSFPFELTDAQKKVELEILHDMRSPYCMNRLLQGDVGSGKTIVAAVALFTTVRSGFQGALMVPTEILAEQHMRSLQKLFEPFGITVGLLTGSVTGKKRKDLLASLQMGLTDVVVGTHALIQDDVYFRELGLVVTDEQHRFGVNQRSVLRRKGYNPDVLTMTATPIPRTLAITAFGDMDVSTLSERPKGRIPITTYWVKHELMDRVLGFISREVNQGRQAYLIAPLIEESDKLDVQNAIDLHVQMQQAFPTYAVGLLHGRMTPAEKDEVMRQFYSNEVQLLISTTVVEVGVDVPNATLMIIMDADRFGLSQLHQLRGRVGRGQHASYCVLVADPKSEVGQERMQVMTETEDGFEVSRRDLELRGPGDFFGTKQSGLPEFRLADMVADFKVVEEARGDAASLVSDSSFWTSPEYEPLRDFLQQEKIFQGDIMD
- a CDS encoding DegV family protein, which produces MNKTVIVTDSTADIPADLAKQHNIHIVPLKLMFGEASYLDGVEITPREFYKKLVESPQLPTTSQPSPADFAAAYESILEQHPGCSIVSIHISSGMSGTYQSALLATSIIEGEADITVWDSKSASYGFGLFVVHAAKLAQEGASVSDIISSLEELRSKRRLYFLVDTLEYLQKGGRIGKASAVLGTLLNIKPILSIDGEGIIFPVDKVRGRKKATAKIIELFQQDLSGVKNIKVAVGHTADPAQVEDFLQQLSAVFTIEETVFSEIGPVVGTHVGPGTIAAYIWPA
- a CDS encoding stage VI sporulation protein F; the protein is MSYQQYGISPQLVERIKQKMKNPAVKERIKGLTQGLTKADLQNSAKVHQMIRTASGILNEKLSSTQEQQMVQFVLAQRIDPNNTFHLIKLWGMFR
- a CDS encoding putative glycolipid-binding domain-containing protein, yielding MNDHIHAEADMQPLGQKTTSSSQLLESLLWNRHDLPSLEHGRLYRHHDGFTLTGTVVASLEGRQLHCSYEVETTSSWQTRRVKIKLTSGTEERSLHLERDDDGCWWSGDTELTAFAGMNDIDLGITPSTNTLPIRRLKLEPGESASMTAVWIQFPSLTIAPLPQQYTRTGEYTYRYESNHGAYQADLEVDEHGLVTRYADVWSRTR